The sequence below is a genomic window from uncultured Stenotrophomonas sp..
GTCAGCAGCGAGTCCGGTCTGGCGACCATCGATGACTACCTGCGCGCCGCGGACGCCGCCATGTACCGGGCCAAGAGCCGGTCATTGGGCGTGTGCGTTTTTTCATGACGCATATCCTTGTGCCTCGCCCTTCGGGCGGCTTCGCCATGAAAAACGGCTGTCCTGCCGTTTTCTCGGCGGAAGGAAGCTGAGAAAACCGGTCGTGATGTGAACGACGCGTTGCGAACGGGCATGCTGTCTCACGTGTTTTCCACCGCGGAACTGCTAAACGAGGGGCAATCCCGAGTAGCAGGAGTTGGCCATGTCCGACAATCCCATTACCGGTGAGGTGTCCAACAGCAAGCTGGCGGCGGTCTTCCCGGTGCCGGCATCGGCGCGGGAGGCGGCGGTGGACCTGATCGAACAGCTGGGCTTCCAGCCCGCGCAGGTGAAGGTGATCACCGCCGATACCCGCGACGTCGACATCAAGCTGGAGCCGGAAGGCGGTGGCATCTGGCGCACGATCGTGCTCGCGCACCTCAAGCTGTGCCTGCTCGGCGCGCTGGTGGGTGGCCTGGTGTTCGCGGCGATGATGTGGGCGGGCGTGCCGTACGTGGAGAGTTCGCCGTGGGCCGCGGGCGGCTGGTGGGTGTTGTACGGGGCGATCGGCGGCCTGTTCCTTGGCGGGCTGGTGGCGCTGCGACCGGATCATGACCGCTACATCCAGGCCGTGCGCAAGGCGGTCGCGGCCGGAGGTGGCGCGGTGGTCGTCCATGCGCTTTCGATGGCGCAGCAGCAGGAGGCCGCAAGTTTCCTCGCCGGGCGCGGTGCCGACGTCACGCGAACCCTGTAGGCGGGCTTTGCCGGCATTTCGTCCGGCACGGCGGGGCGGCTTGGCCCGCCGTGGGTGATGCGGGTGGTGGGGCCGGCCGGGGCCATGCAGAATGCCTGCGACCCCTTCGCCCGGATTGCCTGCCGAGATGAAATCACCGATCAAGCCTGAAACCCTGCTGGCCTGCCTGTTCGCCGTCGCGGGCATCGTATGTGGCCCATCGTCGCAGGCCGCTGCCGCGTCGTTGCATCTCGTGCCGGTGCCGCAGTCGGTGCAAACGCAGCCCGGCGAATTGCGGATTTCAGGCGCGGTGGCGGTGGATGCAGCCGAGGCCGCGCCCGACGCGAAGCGTGCATTGGCCGAGGCGCTGGCGGGGCTGGGCATCGCCAGCGACGCTGCGGCGGCGACGCGCATCCACCTGCAGCTGGTGGAGGACGCGGCGTTGGGCGAGGAGGGCTACCGGCTGGTGGTGGCCGACGACATCGTTCTGGGCGCGCAGACCGATGTCGGCCTGCTGCATGCGGTGCAGAGCCTGCGCCAGCTGCTGCCGGCGCGGCCGCAGCCGGATTACGCGCTGCCGCACGTCACGATCACCGATGCCCCGGCCTACCGGTGGCGCGGTCTTTCGCTGGACGTGGCGCGCAGCTTCCTGCCGGTCGAATACCTGCGCAAGACCATCGACCGCATGGCGTTCTTCAAATTGAACAGGCTGCACCTGCACCTGACCGACGACCAGGGCTGGCGCATCGAGATCAAGCGCTACCCGAAGCTGGTGGAGATCGGCGGTGCCAGCGCGGTGAAGGGCGGGCGCAGCGGCTTCTACACGCAGGAAGAATTGAAGCAGCTGGTCGCCTACGCGCAGGCGCGCGGCGTCACCCTGGTGCCGGAGATCGACATGCCCGGCCACGTGCAGGCGGCGCTGGCCTCGTACAACGAACTGGCCTGCGACGACGTGGAGAACCTGTCGCCCTATTCGGGGCTGGAAGTGGGTTTCAGCGTGTTGTGCCTGGACAAGCCGGAGGTGGTGTATCCCTTCGTCCGTAACGTGCTGGAAGAGGTGCTGGCGGTTTTCCCGTCGAAGGAAATCCACATCGGCGGCGACGAGATCAAGCATCCGCTGTATGCCGACTTCGTGGCCCGCACCGCAGCGATGGTGCAGGAGATGGGGCGCACCCCCATCGCATGGGAGGAGGGCTCGGTGGCCGACACCGGCCCGCAGCTGATGCTGCAGCTGTGGAACGACGGCTATGCCATCGATGCGGCGGTGGCGAAGGGGCATCCGTTGGTCCTGTCGCCGTGCTCGTATTTCTACATCGACCACGGCAATTACGCCGGCCAGCCCGAAACCTACGACTGGTGCCGCAAGGAGGGCGTGCCGCTGGCGCGGCTCTACGGCTTCGACCCGGCGCCGTTCAGGACGGCGGTGGGCATCGAGGCGGCGCTGTGGACCGAGCTGGTGCATACCGACGCGGCGGCGGACAACCGGCTATGGCCGCGTCTGGCGGCGACCGCGGAACTGGCGTGGAGCCCGGCCGCGCAGCGCGGTTACGCCGGCTTCG
It includes:
- a CDS encoding putative Beta-N-acetylhexosaminidase (Evidence 3 : Function proposed based on presence of conserved amino acid motif, structural feature or limited homology), coding for MKSPIKPETLLACLFAVAGIVCGPSSQAAAASLHLVPVPQSVQTQPGELRISGAVAVDAAEAAPDAKRALAEALAGLGIASDAAAATRIHLQLVEDAALGEEGYRLVVADDIVLGAQTDVGLLHAVQSLRQLLPARPQPDYALPHVTITDAPAYRWRGLSLDVARSFLPVEYLRKTIDRMAFFKLNRLHLHLTDDQGWRIEIKRYPKLVEIGGASAVKGGRSGFYTQEELKQLVAYAQARGVTLVPEIDMPGHVQAALASYNELACDDVENLSPYSGLEVGFSVLCLDKPEVVYPFVRNVLEEVLAVFPSKEIHIGGDEIKHPLYADFVARTAAMVQEMGRTPIAWEEGSVADTGPQLMLQLWNDGYAIDAAVAKGHPLVLSPCSYFYIDHGNYAGQPETYDWCRKEGVPLARLYGFDPAPFRTAVGIEAALWTELVHTDAAADNRLWPRLAATAELAWSPAAQRGYAGFVQRMGALRPYLDAMGIDYHAEPDLGWAEGE
- a CDS encoding conserved hypothetical protein (Evidence 4 : Homologs of previously reported genes of unknown function), with protein sequence MSDNPITGEVSNSKLAAVFPVPASAREAAVDLIEQLGFQPAQVKVITADTRDVDIKLEPEGGGIWRTIVLAHLKLCLLGALVGGLVFAAMMWAGVPYVESSPWAAGGWWVLYGAIGGLFLGGLVALRPDHDRYIQAVRKAVAAGGGAVVVHALSMAQQQEAASFLAGRGADVTRTL